In Osmerus eperlanus unplaced genomic scaffold, fOsmEpe2.1 SCAFFOLD_77, whole genome shotgun sequence, the following proteins share a genomic window:
- the armh3 gene encoding armadillo-like helical domain-containing protein 3, translating to MAQVEKKAGLLRRTSSSKKPLKEKVVLMYDEIFGKEDPAKNNPRFWDELFLMKVNLEYLETKLESVGGEEVQKIQGNINSLFHHCVQALAEEHQIKVVNALQTLCALFRGVHQKNKSTSGFDIINMLMGFDKAELRMKDLMESLDSLLCGDGSESLKSLCLKLLLCLVTVTDNISLNTLLEYVMINSIFEAILQILSDVSSRGQHGHDAVVLLALLVNYRKYESVNPYIVKLSIVDDEPTLDGMGMVVHQALTEYNRQYKDKEEENQGGFFSTLTSMVGSMFIADADEKLSVQTNEAILLALYEAVHLNRNFITVLAQSHPEIDMATTPASPVPTTPTTPLGTTPPNLDMMNNPELPLDPNLQTSNLLITFLKYSSIIMQDTKDEHRLNSARLCLIILTCIAEDQYADAFLHDDNMNFRVNLHRMPMRHRKKAVDKNIPSRPLVCAVLDLMVEFIVTHMMKEFPMDLYLRCIQIIHKLICYQKKCRIRLHYTWRELWSALINLLKFLLSNETILLAKHNIFHLALLVVNLFNMFITYGDTFLPTSNSYDELYYEIVRMHQVFDNLYCMVLRVSTNTGQWKEPASKVTHALVNVRAIVNHFNPKIESYAAVNHISQLSEDQVLEVVRSSYDTLTLKLQDGLDQYERYSEQPREAGFFKELVRSISVNVRKNVSLNTLSQDLLLREFSTIS from the exons ATGGCTCAGGTGGAGAAAAAGGCAGGGCTTCTGAGGAGAACATCCTCTTCTAAGAAACCCCTGAAGGAGAAGGTGGTGCTGATGTACGATGAGATCTTTGGG AAAGAGGACCCGGCCAAGAACAACCCTCGCTTCTGGGATGAGCTCTTCCTCATGAAG gtgaaTCTGGAGTATCTGGAGACCAAGCTGGAGAgtgtgggtggggaggaggttcAGAAGATCCAGGGGAACATCAACAGCCTGTTCCACCACTGTGTCCAGGCCTTGGCTGAGGAGCACCAGATCAAAGTTGTCAACGCcctacag accTTGTGTGCGTTGTTCAGGGGCGTTCATCAGAAGAACAAGTCTACCTCTGGCTTTGACATCATCAACATGCTGATGGGCTTCGACAAGGCAGAGCTCCGGATGaag GACCTGATGGAGAGCCTGGACAGCCTGCTGTGTGGAGacggatcagagagtctgaagaGCCTCTGTCTCAAGCTGCTGCTGTGTTTAGTtacg gtaacgGACAACATCAGCCTGAACACTCTCCTAGAGTACGTAATGATCAACAGCATCTTTGAGGCCATCCTACAG atccTGTCAGAtgtgtccagcagggggcagcatggGCATGATGCTGTTGTGCTTCTGGCCCTTCTGGTCAACTACCGGAAATAcgag TCTGTGAACCCCTACATCGTGAAGCTGTCCATCGTGGATGACGAGCCCACTCTggac GGAATGGGCATGGTTGTCCATCAAGCTCTGACTGAATACAACAG gcAGTACAAGGACAAAGAAGAAGAGAACCAGGGAGGGTTTTTCTCCACTCTGACCAGCATG GTGGGCAGTATGTTCATAGCCGACGCGGATGAGAAGCTGTCTGTTCA GACCAATGAGGCGATCCTGCTGGCTCTGTACGAGGCTGTGCACCTCAACAGGAACTTCATCACCGTCCTGGCTCAG AGTCACCCAGAGATCGACATGGCAACCACTCCCGCCTCGCCGGTTCCGACCACTCCCACGACGCCGCTAGGGACGACCCCGCCCAACCTGGACA TGATGAACAACCCAGAGCTGCCTCTAGACCCCAACCTGCAGACCAGTAACCTGCTCATCACCTTCCTCAAGTACTCCTCTATCATCATGCAGGACACCAAAG ATGAGCACAGACTCAACAGTGCCAGGCTGtgcctcatcatcctcacctgCATAGCAGAG GACCAGTATGCTGATGCCTTTCTGCACGATGACAACATGAACTTTAGGGTCAACTTGCACAGAATG CCAATGAGACACAGGAAAAAGGCTGTGGATAAGAACATCCCTTCCCGTCCTCTGGTGTGTGCTGTTCTAG aTCTGATGGTAGAGTTCATCGTCACTCATATGATGAAGGAGTTTCCTATGGACCTCTACCT acgctGTATCCAGATCATCCATAAACTCATCTGTTACCAGAAAAAGTGTCGGATCAGGCTACACTACACCTGGAGAGAACTCTGGtcag CTCTGATCAACCTGCTGAAGTTCCTGCTATCTAATGAGACCATCCTGCTGGCCAAGCACAACATCTTCCACCTGGCTCTCCTG gtggtgaACCTGTTCAACATGTTCATAACGTACGGGGACACCTTCCTGCCCACCTCCAACAGCTACGACGAGTTGTACTACGAGATAGTCAGGATGCACCAGGTGTTTGACAACCTCTACTGCATGG tcctcagaGTATCCACCAACACAGGCCAGTGGAAGGAGCCGGCCAGTAAAGTCACGCACGCTCTGGTCAACGTCag ggccaTTGTTAACCATTTTAACCCCAAGATTGAGTCCTACGCTGCCGTGAACCACATCTCCCAGCTGTCAGAGGACCAG GTGCTGGAGGTGGTACGGTCCAGCTACGACACGCTCACCCTGAAGCTGCAGGATGGTCTGGACCAGTATGAGAGATACTCCGAGCAGCCCAGAGAGGCCGGCTTCTTCAAGGAGCTG GTTCGCTCCATCAGTGTGAACGTGAGGAAAAACGTGTCCCTAAACACGCTGAGTCAAGACCTGCTGCTCAGAGAGTTCTCCACCATCTCCtga
- the LOC134016577 gene encoding Kv channel-interacting protein 2-like isoform X1, which yields MKSKSRDQSLSDSRADSRELDGSYDPLTGNPSSNQKKKSIKQRFLKLLPCCLSGSAPSLRQSNMVEDGQLSALSSRPEGLDQMLQRCSFSRAELQVLYRGFKNECPSGMVDEETFKTIYSQFFPQGNSSTYAHFLFEAFDTNKHRAVSFEDFVTGLSIILRGSVTDKLNWAFNLYDLNKDGCITKEEMTDIMRSIYDMMGTCTYPCMQDDAPREHVENFFQKMDMNHDGVVTIEEFLESCLKDESIMQSMHMFDNVI from the exons ATGAAGTCAAAAAGTCGGGATCAGAGTTTGTCTGATTCCCGTGCTGATTCCAGAGAGCTGGACGGTTCCTACGACCCGCTGACAG GGAACCCTtcgtccaatcagaaaaaaaagagCATAAAGCAGAGATTCCTCAAGCTGCTGCCCTGCTGCCTctcaggctccgccccctcgctCAGACAAAGCAA CATGGTGGAGGATGGGCAGCTGTCTGCGCTGAGCTCCAGGCCGGAGGGGCTGGACCAGatgctgcagcgctgcagcttCAGCAGGGCGGAGCTGCAGGTCCTCTACAGGGGCTTCAAGAAC GAATGTCCCAGTGGTATGGTGGATGAGGAGACCTTTAAGACCATCTACTCACAGTTCTTCCCCCAAGGAA actccaGCACTTatgctcacttcctgtttgaggcCTTCGACACTAACAAGCACAGAGCTGTCAGCTTTGAG GACTTTGTGACAGGCCTGTCCATCATCTTGAGAGGCTCCGTCACAGACAAGCTGAACTGGGCGTTCAACCTGTACGACCTGAACAAGGACGGCTGCATAACTAAAGAG GAGATGACAGACATCATGCGCTCCATCTATGACATGATGGGGACCTGTACGTACCCCTGCATGCAGGATGACGCACCCAGGGAGCACGTGGAGAACTTCTTCCAG AAGATGGACATGAACCACGATGGAGTGGTCACCATCGAGGAGTTCCTGGAGTCTTGTCTAAAG GACGAGAGCATCATGCAGTCGATGCACATGTTTGACAACGTCATCTAA
- the LOC134016577 gene encoding Kv channel-interacting protein 2-like isoform X2 has translation MKSKSRDQSLSDSRADSRELDGSYDPLTGNPSSNQKKKSIKQRFLKLLPCCLSGSAPSLRQSNMVEDGQLSALSSRPEGLDQMLQRCSFSRAELQVLYRGFKNECPSGMVDEETFKTIYSQFFPQGNSSTYAHFLFEAFDTNKHRAVSFEDFVTGLSIILRGSVTDKLNWAFNLYDLNKDGCITKEEMTDIMRSIYDMMGTCTYPCMQDDAPREHVENFFQMDMNHDGVVTIEEFLESCLKDESIMQSMHMFDNVI, from the exons ATGAAGTCAAAAAGTCGGGATCAGAGTTTGTCTGATTCCCGTGCTGATTCCAGAGAGCTGGACGGTTCCTACGACCCGCTGACAG GGAACCCTtcgtccaatcagaaaaaaaagagCATAAAGCAGAGATTCCTCAAGCTGCTGCCCTGCTGCCTctcaggctccgccccctcgctCAGACAAAGCAA CATGGTGGAGGATGGGCAGCTGTCTGCGCTGAGCTCCAGGCCGGAGGGGCTGGACCAGatgctgcagcgctgcagcttCAGCAGGGCGGAGCTGCAGGTCCTCTACAGGGGCTTCAAGAAC GAATGTCCCAGTGGTATGGTGGATGAGGAGACCTTTAAGACCATCTACTCACAGTTCTTCCCCCAAGGAA actccaGCACTTatgctcacttcctgtttgaggcCTTCGACACTAACAAGCACAGAGCTGTCAGCTTTGAG GACTTTGTGACAGGCCTGTCCATCATCTTGAGAGGCTCCGTCACAGACAAGCTGAACTGGGCGTTCAACCTGTACGACCTGAACAAGGACGGCTGCATAACTAAAGAG GAGATGACAGACATCATGCGCTCCATCTATGACATGATGGGGACCTGTACGTACCCCTGCATGCAGGATGACGCACCCAGGGAGCACGTGGAGAACTTCTTCCAG ATGGACATGAACCACGATGGAGTGGTCACCATCGAGGAGTTCCTGGAGTCTTGTCTAAAG GACGAGAGCATCATGCAGTCGATGCACATGTTTGACAACGTCATCTAA
- the ldb1b gene encoding LIM domain-binding protein 1b isoform X2, whose product MLDRDVGRHTPYGNQTDYRIFELNKRLQNWTEECDNLWWDAFTTEFFEDDAMLTITFCLEDGPKRYTIGRTLIPRYFRSIFEGGATELFYVLKHPKESFHNNFVSLDCDQCTMVTQNGKPMFTQVCVEGRLYLEFMFDDMMRIKTWHFSIRQHRELIPRSILAMHAQDPQMLDQLSKNTTRCGLSNSTLNYLRLCVILEPMQELMSRHKTYSLSPRDCLKTCLFQKWQRMVAPPAEPARQAPNKRRKRKMSGGSTMSAGGGTNNSSNSKKKSPASSFPLSSQVPDVMVVGEPTLMGGEFGDEDERLITRLENTQFDAANGLDDEDSFNNSPALGANSPWNNKAPSSQESKSDNPTSQASQ is encoded by the exons ATGCTGGACCGAGACGTGGG GAGACACACCCCGTATGGGAACCAGACAGACTACAGGATATTTGAGCTCAACAAACGGCTACAAAACTGGACGGAG gaGTGTGATAACCTGTGGTGGGATGCCTTCACTACAGAGTTCTTTGAGGACGACGCCATGCTCACCATCACCTTCTGTCTGGAGGACGGGCCCAAACGCTACa cgaTTGGCCGGACGCTGATCCCTCGGTACTTCCGGAGTATCTTCGAAGGGGGCGCCACTGAGCTGTTCTACGTGCTCAAGCACCCCAAGGAGTCCTTTCACAACAACTTTGTGTCCCTGGACTGTGACCAGTGCACCATGGTCACCCAGAACGGCAAGCCCATGTTCACACAG gtgtgtgtggagggccgTCTGTACCTGGAGTTCATGTTTGACGACATGATGAGGATCAAGACCTGGCACTTCAGCATCAGACAGCACCGAGAGCTGATCCCTCGGAGCATCCTGGCCATGCat GCCCAGGACCCCCAGATGTTGGACCAGCTGTCTAAGAACACCACCAGGTGTGGCCTGTCCAACTCCACCCTCAACTACCTCCGA ctgtgTGTGATCCTGGAGCCCATGCAGGAGTTGATGTCCAGACACAAGACCTACAGTCTCAGCCCCCGGGACTGCCTCAAGACCTGCCTCTTCCAGAAGTGGCAGAGGATGGTGGCCCCCccag CCGAGCCGGCCCGGCAGGCCCCTAACAAGCGGAGGAAGCGTAAGATGTCCGGCGGCAGCACCATGAGTGCTGGTGGAGGgaccaacaacagcagcaacagcaagAAGAAGAGTCCAGCCAGTAGCTTCCCCCTGTCTAGCCAGGTCCCG GACGTGATGGTGGTGGGAGAGCCCACTCTGATGGGAGGGGAGTTCGGCGACGAGGACGAGCGTCTGATCACGCGGCTGGAGAACACGCAGTTCGACGCGGCCAACGGCCTCGACGACGAGGACAGCTTCAACAACTCGCCGGCGCTCGGAGCCAACTCGCCCTGGAACAACAAGGCTCCTTCCAGTCAGGAGAGCAAGAGCGACAACCCCACCTCCCAGGCGTCGCAGTAG
- the ldb1b gene encoding LIM domain-binding protein 1b isoform X1: protein MLDRDVGPTPMYPPTYLEPGIGRHTPYGNQTDYRIFELNKRLQNWTEECDNLWWDAFTTEFFEDDAMLTITFCLEDGPKRYTIGRTLIPRYFRSIFEGGATELFYVLKHPKESFHNNFVSLDCDQCTMVTQNGKPMFTQVCVEGRLYLEFMFDDMMRIKTWHFSIRQHRELIPRSILAMHAQDPQMLDQLSKNTTRCGLSNSTLNYLRLCVILEPMQELMSRHKTYSLSPRDCLKTCLFQKWQRMVAPPAEPARQAPNKRRKRKMSGGSTMSAGGGTNNSSNSKKKSPASSFPLSSQVPDVMVVGEPTLMGGEFGDEDERLITRLENTQFDAANGLDDEDSFNNSPALGANSPWNNKAPSSQESKSDNPTSQASQ from the exons ATGCTGGACCGAGACGTGGG CCCCACCCCAATGTACCCCCCCACATACCTGGAGCCAGGCATAGG GAGACACACCCCGTATGGGAACCAGACAGACTACAGGATATTTGAGCTCAACAAACGGCTACAAAACTGGACGGAG gaGTGTGATAACCTGTGGTGGGATGCCTTCACTACAGAGTTCTTTGAGGACGACGCCATGCTCACCATCACCTTCTGTCTGGAGGACGGGCCCAAACGCTACa cgaTTGGCCGGACGCTGATCCCTCGGTACTTCCGGAGTATCTTCGAAGGGGGCGCCACTGAGCTGTTCTACGTGCTCAAGCACCCCAAGGAGTCCTTTCACAACAACTTTGTGTCCCTGGACTGTGACCAGTGCACCATGGTCACCCAGAACGGCAAGCCCATGTTCACACAG gtgtgtgtggagggccgTCTGTACCTGGAGTTCATGTTTGACGACATGATGAGGATCAAGACCTGGCACTTCAGCATCAGACAGCACCGAGAGCTGATCCCTCGGAGCATCCTGGCCATGCat GCCCAGGACCCCCAGATGTTGGACCAGCTGTCTAAGAACACCACCAGGTGTGGCCTGTCCAACTCCACCCTCAACTACCTCCGA ctgtgTGTGATCCTGGAGCCCATGCAGGAGTTGATGTCCAGACACAAGACCTACAGTCTCAGCCCCCGGGACTGCCTCAAGACCTGCCTCTTCCAGAAGTGGCAGAGGATGGTGGCCCCCccag CCGAGCCGGCCCGGCAGGCCCCTAACAAGCGGAGGAAGCGTAAGATGTCCGGCGGCAGCACCATGAGTGCTGGTGGAGGgaccaacaacagcagcaacagcaagAAGAAGAGTCCAGCCAGTAGCTTCCCCCTGTCTAGCCAGGTCCCG GACGTGATGGTGGTGGGAGAGCCCACTCTGATGGGAGGGGAGTTCGGCGACGAGGACGAGCGTCTGATCACGCGGCTGGAGAACACGCAGTTCGACGCGGCCAACGGCCTCGACGACGAGGACAGCTTCAACAACTCGCCGGCGCTCGGAGCCAACTCGCCCTGGAACAACAAGGCTCCTTCCAGTCAGGAGAGCAAGAGCGACAACCCCACCTCCCAGGCGTCGCAGTAG